One window from the genome of Rhodobacteraceae bacterium S2214 encodes:
- the lepA gene encoding translation elongation factor 4 — MTDLKNIRNFSIVAHIDHGKSTLADRLIQETNTVAARDMKAQLLDSMDIERERGITIKANTVRIDYTADDGQDYVLNLIDTPGHVDFAYEVSRSMRAVEGSLLVVDSTQGVEAQTLANVYHALDADHEIVPVLNKIDLPASECEKVATQIEDVIGLDASEAIQVSAKTGVGIRETLEAIVQKLPAPKGDPDAPLKAMLVDSWYDSYLGVIVLVRVIDGSMKKNDKVRFMSNDTLHQIDRIGVFRPEMQNVDTLGPGEIGFITASIKQVRDTRVGDTITSERKGTETPLPGFQPAQPVVFCGLFPVDSSQFEDLRDAIDKLALNDASFSFEMETSAALGFGFRCGFLGLLHLEVIRDRIEREYDIELITTAPSVVYHVYMKDGTQIDLHNPADMPDVTTVDHLEEPRIKATILVPDDYLGDVLKLCQDRRGIQQDLTYAGSRAMVVYDLPLNEVVFDFYDRLKSVTKGYASFDYVLTGYETDNLVKMSVLVNDEPVDALSMMVHRDRAEQRGRAMVEKLKDLIPRHMFKIPIQAAIGGKVIARETLSALRKDVTAKCYGGDASRKRKLLDKQKAGKKKMRQFGKVDIPQEAFISALKMDG; from the coding sequence ATGACTGACCTGAAAAATATCCGCAATTTCTCAATTGTTGCCCACATCGACCACGGCAAATCCACGCTTGCTGACCGTCTCATCCAAGAGACGAACACGGTGGCTGCCCGCGATATGAAGGCCCAGCTGCTCGACAGCATGGATATCGAACGCGAACGCGGCATTACGATCAAGGCGAACACAGTGCGCATCGACTACACGGCGGACGACGGGCAGGACTATGTGCTGAACCTGATCGACACCCCCGGCCACGTCGATTTCGCCTATGAAGTATCACGGTCCATGCGCGCGGTTGAGGGGTCGCTGCTGGTCGTGGACAGCACCCAAGGGGTCGAAGCACAGACGCTGGCCAACGTCTACCATGCCCTTGATGCGGATCATGAAATCGTCCCCGTCCTAAACAAAATCGACCTGCCGGCGTCCGAATGCGAAAAGGTGGCGACGCAAATCGAAGACGTCATCGGATTGGACGCATCAGAGGCGATCCAAGTTTCCGCCAAGACCGGCGTCGGCATTCGCGAAACGCTGGAAGCCATCGTTCAAAAGCTGCCCGCGCCGAAAGGCGATCCAGATGCGCCGCTCAAGGCGATGCTCGTCGATTCATGGTACGACAGCTACCTCGGCGTGATCGTTCTGGTCCGCGTCATCGACGGCAGCATGAAGAAAAACGACAAAGTCCGCTTCATGTCCAACGACACCCTGCACCAGATCGACCGCATCGGCGTGTTCCGGCCTGAAATGCAGAACGTTGACACGCTTGGTCCCGGCGAAATCGGCTTTATCACGGCGTCCATCAAACAGGTGCGTGATACGCGGGTGGGTGACACCATCACGTCCGAACGCAAAGGCACCGAAACGCCGCTGCCCGGCTTCCAACCAGCGCAGCCTGTCGTGTTCTGTGGCCTGTTCCCCGTGGACAGCAGCCAGTTCGAAGACCTGCGCGACGCCATCGACAAACTCGCGCTCAACGACGCGTCATTCTCGTTTGAGATGGAAACGTCCGCCGCACTTGGCTTCGGTTTCCGCTGTGGTTTCCTTGGGCTTCTGCACCTCGAAGTGATCCGTGACCGGATCGAGCGTGAATACGACATCGAACTGATCACAACCGCGCCGTCAGTTGTCTACCACGTCTACATGAAGGACGGGACGCAGATCGATCTGCACAATCCGGCTGATATGCCAGACGTCACCACAGTCGATCACCTCGAAGAACCGCGGATCAAGGCGACGATCCTCGTGCCCGACGACTACCTCGGGGATGTGCTGAAACTCTGCCAAGACCGGCGCGGCATCCAACAGGACCTGACCTACGCGGGGTCGCGTGCGATGGTTGTCTATGATCTGCCCCTCAATGAAGTTGTGTTCGACTTCTATGATCGGCTGAAATCGGTAACAAAAGGTTACGCGTCCTTCGATTATGTGCTCACCGGGTACGAGACTGATAACCTTGTGAAAATGTCCGTTCTGGTCAACGACGAACCGGTCGATGCGCTGTCCATGATGGTGCACCGCGACCGTGCGGAACAGCGCGGGCGGGCCATGGTCGAGAAACTCAAAGACCTGATTCCGCGGCACATGTTCAAAATCCCGATCCAAGCGGCCATCGGCGGCAAAGTCATCGCCCGCGAAACCCTATCGGCGCTGCGCAAAGACGTGACGGCCAAATGCTACGGCGGCGACGCATCGCGTAAACGCAAACTGTTGGATAAACAGAAGGCCGGTAAGAAAAAGATGCGGCAATTCGGTAAAGTCGACATCCCGCAGGAGGCGTTCATCTCGGCGTTGAAGATGGATGGGTAA
- a CDS encoding NADP-dependent malic enzyme has translation MTDKAKEALRDAALHYHQFPKPGKLEIRATKPLANGRDLARAYSPGVAEACIEIKGDADTARDYTTRGNLVGVVTNGTAVLGLGNIGALASKPVMEGKAVLFKKFANIDCFDIELDEPDPEKLAEIVCALGPTFGAINLEDIKAPDCFIVEKICRERMDIPVFHDDQHGTAIVVGAAATNALRVAGKSFEDIKIVSTGGGAAGIACLNMLLKLGVKRENVWLCDIEGLVYEGREKDMTPQKAEYAQGTTPATLMDVIDGADLFLGLSGPGVLKPEMVAKMASKPIIFALANPNPEISPDDARAVAPDAIIATGRSDYPNQVNNVLCFPFIFRGALDVGATDINDAMKIACVDGIAALARETTSAEAAAAYSGEQLTFGADYLIPKPFDPRLMGVVATSVAKAAMESGVAKRPLADVEAYKANLDGSVFKSAFLMRPVFEAARSASRRIVFAEGEDERVLRAAQAIMEETTEQPILIGRPEVIEARAERAGLKIKPGVDLQIVNPENDPRYRDYWNTYHDIMARRGVTPNLARAIMRTNTTAIGAVMVHRNEADSLICGTFGQFLWHMKYVTEILGSASLHPVAALSLMILEDGPLFIADTQVHAEPTPEQIAETVISCARHIRRFGIDPKIALCSHSQFGNLDNSSGRRMRAAMEILDAAPRDFAYEGEMHVDSALDVELRNRVFPNAHLPGPANCLVFANTDAASGVRNILKMKGGGLEVGPILMGLGNKAHIVTPSITARGLLNMSALAGTPVAHYG, from the coding sequence ATGACCGATAAGGCGAAAGAAGCACTGCGCGACGCGGCACTGCATTACCACCAGTTCCCCAAGCCAGGAAAACTGGAAATTCGCGCAACAAAACCGCTTGCTAACGGACGCGATCTTGCACGCGCCTATTCCCCCGGTGTGGCCGAAGCCTGCATCGAAATCAAAGGCGACGCCGACACCGCCCGCGATTACACGACGCGTGGCAACTTGGTCGGCGTGGTCACCAACGGCACGGCTGTTCTTGGCCTTGGCAATATTGGTGCGCTGGCGTCAAAGCCCGTGATGGAGGGCAAAGCGGTTCTATTCAAGAAATTCGCCAACATTGATTGTTTCGACATCGAACTGGACGAACCCGACCCTGAAAAGCTGGCTGAAATTGTCTGCGCTTTGGGGCCAACTTTTGGTGCGATCAATCTTGAAGACATCAAAGCCCCCGATTGCTTTATCGTCGAAAAAATCTGCCGTGAACGCATGGATATCCCCGTCTTCCACGACGACCAGCACGGCACGGCCATCGTCGTCGGCGCTGCTGCAACGAACGCGCTGCGGGTCGCCGGCAAGTCTTTTGAGGATATCAAAATCGTTTCGACCGGCGGTGGTGCGGCTGGCATCGCCTGCCTCAATATGTTGCTTAAGCTAGGCGTAAAGCGTGAAAACGTATGGCTTTGTGATATCGAAGGTCTTGTCTACGAAGGCCGCGAAAAAGACATGACACCGCAAAAAGCCGAATACGCGCAAGGCACGACGCCCGCGACATTAATGGATGTGATCGACGGGGCGGACCTGTTTCTGGGCCTGTCCGGTCCCGGCGTTCTGAAACCGGAAATGGTCGCGAAAATGGCATCAAAGCCGATCATTTTCGCACTTGCCAACCCGAACCCGGAAATTTCACCCGACGACGCACGCGCTGTCGCCCCCGACGCCATCATCGCAACGGGCCGCAGCGACTATCCGAACCAAGTGAACAACGTCCTGTGCTTCCCGTTCATCTTCCGCGGCGCATTGGACGTCGGCGCGACAGACATCAACGACGCGATGAAAATTGCCTGCGTTGACGGGATCGCAGCCCTCGCCCGTGAAACAACGTCAGCCGAAGCAGCCGCCGCCTATTCCGGCGAACAGCTTACGTTCGGCGCCGACTACCTGATCCCGAAACCATTCGATCCGCGCCTGATGGGTGTCGTTGCGACCTCTGTAGCGAAGGCCGCGATGGAAAGCGGCGTCGCCAAACGCCCCCTCGCCGACGTCGAAGCCTACAAAGCAAATCTTGACGGATCAGTCTTTAAATCCGCCTTCCTGATGCGCCCCGTATTCGAAGCTGCCCGCAGCGCCAGCCGTCGCATCGTATTTGCCGAAGGCGAAGACGAACGCGTGTTGCGCGCGGCCCAAGCGATCATGGAAGAAACCACCGAACAACCGATCCTGATCGGGCGTCCCGAAGTAATCGAAGCGCGCGCGGAACGTGCAGGCCTCAAAATCAAGCCTGGCGTTGATCTGCAGATCGTGAACCCTGAAAACGACCCACGGTATCGCGATTATTGGAACACATACCACGACATCATGGCACGGCGTGGCGTCACACCGAACCTTGCCCGTGCCATCATGCGTACGAACACGACAGCCATTGGCGCCGTCATGGTGCATCGCAACGAAGCAGATTCACTGATCTGCGGCACGTTTGGTCAATTCCTGTGGCACATGAAATACGTGACCGAAATCTTGGGGTCCGCGTCATTACATCCTGTCGCAGCCCTATCTCTGATGATCCTCGAAGATGGACCGTTGTTCATCGCCGATACCCAAGTCCACGCGGAACCAACGCCCGAACAAATTGCAGAAACCGTGATCAGCTGTGCGCGTCACATCCGTCGTTTTGGGATCGATCCCAAAATTGCGCTTTGTTCACACAGTCAGTTCGGCAACCTCGACAATTCCTCGGGTCGCCGGATGCGCGCGGCAATGGAAATCCTTGACGCGGCCCCTCGTGACTTTGCTTACGAAGGCGAAATGCATGTCGATTCCGCGCTCGATGTTGAACTGCGCAATCGCGTATTCCCCAATGCGCACCTGCCCGGCCCGGCAAACTGTCTCGTTTTCGCGAATACCGACGCCGCGTCTGGCGTACGCAACATCTTGAAGATGAAGGGCGGCGGGCTTGAAGTTGGGCCGATTTTGATGGGTCTCGGCAACAAAGCCCACATTGTGACACCGTCCATCACAGCGCGCGGTCTGCTGAACATGTCAGCCCTCGCGGGGACACCGGTAGCGCATTATGGCTGA
- a CDS encoding NAD kinase, producing MPRRQIAFVASPVPLAQQALSALSQAHGNVPQEEADVIVALGGDGFMLQTLHATQKLSAPVYGMNRGTVGFLMNEFHADDLRTRLEEAEEEVINPLVMNALTVDGQMHEALAINEVSLLRAGPQAARLRISVDGKERMKELVCDGALVATPAGSTAYNYSAHGPILPIGSDVLALTAMAAFRPRRWRGALLPKRAVVRFDVIDSAKRPVMADADGKSVKDVVSVEIRSDPSVQHRILFDPGHGLEERLIREQFA from the coding sequence ATGCCGCGTCGTCAGATCGCTTTTGTTGCCAGTCCGGTGCCTTTGGCCCAGCAGGCGTTATCTGCCTTGTCGCAGGCCCATGGCAATGTGCCGCAGGAAGAAGCGGACGTCATCGTGGCCTTGGGTGGTGATGGTTTTATGCTGCAGACCCTGCATGCGACCCAGAAACTGTCTGCGCCAGTCTACGGGATGAACCGTGGGACTGTCGGGTTCTTGATGAATGAATTTCACGCGGATGATTTGCGGACCCGACTTGAAGAGGCTGAAGAAGAGGTCATCAACCCGCTGGTGATGAACGCCCTGACCGTCGATGGGCAAATGCACGAAGCATTGGCAATCAACGAGGTTTCATTGCTTCGGGCAGGGCCCCAAGCGGCGCGTTTACGGATTTCGGTGGACGGTAAAGAGCGGATGAAGGAATTGGTGTGCGATGGGGCATTGGTCGCCACGCCCGCTGGATCGACCGCCTATAACTATTCGGCTCACGGTCCAATTCTACCAATCGGGTCCGACGTTTTGGCCTTAACGGCGATGGCTGCGTTTCGACCGCGGCGCTGGCGCGGTGCGTTATTGCCAAAGCGTGCTGTCGTCCGTTTTGACGTGATCGACAGTGCAAAGCGTCCGGTGATGGCCGATGCCGACGGTAAGTCGGTGAAGGATGTGGTGAGCGTTGAAATCAGGTCTGATCCAAGCGTGCAGCACCGCATTTTGTTCGATCCGGGCCACGGGTTAGAAGAACGTCTGATCCGCGAACAGTTCGCTTAA
- a CDS encoding BrnA antitoxin family protein codes for MPPKKMTATDQKRYAEMVQVASETLWDFRHPDFVKSILPREWSDIPLDAVPEKVRITLRVDTDVAKFFRKLGRGVYQDRMNTVLRTFMLARLTEVLGTDEGFMLAETDELGKLYLSQEADLLAEVEKLRRKRMGIG; via the coding sequence ATGCCGCCCAAGAAAATGACCGCCACCGACCAGAAACGATATGCCGAAATGGTGCAGGTCGCGTCGGAAACGCTGTGGGATTTCCGGCACCCTGATTTCGTGAAATCGATCCTGCCGCGCGAATGGTCGGACATCCCGCTGGACGCAGTGCCGGAAAAGGTGCGGATCACGCTGCGGGTGGATACGGACGTGGCCAAGTTTTTCCGCAAGCTGGGGCGCGGGGTCTATCAGGACCGGATGAACACGGTGCTGCGAACGTTCATGCTGGCGCGGCTGACAGAGGTGCTGGGGACCGACGAAGGGTTCATGCTGGCCGAGACGGATGAGCTGGGGAAGCTGTACCTGTCACAGGAAGCGGATTTGCTGGCAGAGGTGGAGAAGCTGCGGCGGAAACGGATGGGGATTGGGTGA
- a CDS encoding propionyl-CoA synthetase yields the protein MSYKSVYAAAKADPDGFWLEQAKAIDWVTPPTKALNDSKAPLYEWFTDAEVNACYNAVDRHVENGRADQAAIIYDSPITGSKDTITFAQLKDKVAGLAGAMRDKGITKGDRVIIYMPMVPEALVAMLACARIGAVHSVVFGGFAANELAVRIDDATPKAILAASCGVEPGRVVEYKPLLDNAIELAEHKIDFTIILQRDEQRCDMIAGRDFDWNDVQDGVAPADCVTVSGDHPAYILYTSGTTGQPKGVVRPTAGHLVALNWTMKNIYDVDPGDVFWAASDVGWVVGHSYICYGPLIHGNTTVVFEGKPIGTPDAGTFWRVISEHNVRSFFTAPTAFRAIKRDDPTGALIKNYDISCLRALYLAGERADPDTIEWAQNVMGVPVYDHWWQTEIGYPAVCNPAGIEPMPVKIGSPSVALPGFDIQILTDEGEPMAAGELGAIAIKLPLPPGTLPTLWNAEERFLKSYLNTFPGYYETGDAGMIDEDGYLYIMARTDDVINVAGHRLSTGAMEEVLAGHPDVAECAVIGVTDQLKGQLPMGFVCLNKGCETPNEQIIADCIKRVRDTIGPVAAFKLVAVVDRLPKTRSGKILRATMVKIADSEPFKMPATIDDPAILDEIKAALQPMGYAAD from the coding sequence ATGTCGTACAAGAGCGTTTATGCCGCAGCAAAAGCGGATCCTGATGGGTTTTGGCTGGAACAGGCGAAGGCCATTGATTGGGTCACACCGCCAACAAAGGCGCTGAACGACAGTAAGGCCCCACTTTACGAATGGTTCACCGATGCAGAGGTTAACGCGTGCTACAACGCCGTTGATCGTCACGTCGAAAACGGGCGCGCGGATCAGGCTGCGATTATCTACGACAGCCCGATCACGGGATCAAAGGACACGATCACCTTCGCGCAGTTGAAGGATAAAGTGGCGGGCTTGGCCGGTGCGATGCGCGACAAAGGCATCACAAAAGGCGACCGCGTTATTATCTACATGCCAATGGTGCCCGAAGCGTTGGTCGCGATGCTGGCCTGTGCGCGGATCGGGGCGGTGCATTCTGTTGTGTTCGGCGGGTTCGCCGCCAACGAACTGGCCGTCCGCATTGATGACGCCACCCCCAAAGCCATACTGGCCGCCTCTTGTGGGGTCGAACCCGGGCGCGTCGTTGAATATAAGCCGTTGTTAGATAACGCAATTGAGCTTGCGGAACACAAGATAGACTTCACCATCATTCTCCAACGTGACGAACAGCGGTGCGATATGATCGCAGGGCGCGATTTCGATTGGAACGACGTTCAAGACGGCGTCGCACCGGCGGATTGCGTGACCGTTTCGGGTGATCATCCTGCCTATATCCTTTACACATCCGGCACGACTGGTCAGCCCAAAGGCGTAGTGCGCCCGACGGCGGGTCATCTGGTCGCGCTGAATTGGACGATGAAAAACATCTATGACGTTGATCCCGGCGATGTGTTCTGGGCCGCGTCTGATGTGGGTTGGGTCGTTGGGCACAGCTATATTTGTTACGGCCCGCTGATCCACGGAAACACAACTGTTGTATTTGAGGGCAAGCCTATTGGCACGCCGGACGCAGGCACATTCTGGCGGGTTATCTCCGAACATAACGTGCGGTCCTTCTTCACCGCCCCTACTGCGTTTCGTGCGATCAAGCGCGATGACCCGACAGGTGCATTGATCAAGAACTACGATATCTCCTGTCTTCGTGCCCTGTACCTTGCGGGCGAACGCGCTGATCCAGACACGATCGAATGGGCGCAAAACGTCATGGGCGTGCCTGTTTATGACCATTGGTGGCAGACCGAAATCGGCTATCCTGCGGTTTGTAATCCAGCCGGTATTGAACCGATGCCTGTCAAAATCGGGTCCCCAAGCGTCGCCTTGCCCGGTTTCGACATTCAGATTTTGACTGATGAGGGCGAACCAATGGCCGCAGGCGAACTGGGTGCCATCGCCATCAAGCTGCCTTTGCCACCCGGAACTTTGCCGACGCTTTGGAACGCCGAAGAACGGTTCCTTAAGAGCTATCTCAACACGTTTCCTGGTTATTATGAGACCGGCGATGCAGGGATGATCGACGAAGACGGTTACCTCTACATCATGGCGCGGACCGACGATGTGATTAACGTCGCGGGTCACCGGTTGAGCACGGGCGCTATGGAAGAAGTATTAGCGGGTCACCCCGATGTTGCAGAATGCGCCGTAATCGGCGTGACGGATCAGTTGAAAGGCCAGCTGCCGATGGGCTTTGTCTGCTTGAACAAGGGGTGCGAAACGCCCAACGAACAGATCATAGCCGATTGCATTAAACGTGTGCGTGATACGATTGGTCCGGTTGCGGCATTCAAGCTTGTCGCTGTCGTCGACCGCCTGCCCAAAACACGCTCAGGTAAAATCCTGCGGGCGACGATGGTCAAAATCGCGGATTCCGAACCCTTCAAAATGCCTGCAACGATTGATGATCCCGCCATTCTGGACGAGATCAAAGCAGCGTTGCAGCCTATGGGTTACGCCGCAGACTGA
- a CDS encoding alpha/beta fold hydrolase: MLNTIIHGEQTDKPTLLIAHGLFGSARNWGVLAKRLSADRQVVAVDMRNHGASPWFETHSYADMAADLVDVVDAPVDLLGHSMGGKAAMVMALAYPSKINKLIVADIAPVTYNHTQMGPLQAMRDVDMTTVNSRADAKAQLNYLDPGVDDFLLQSFDLKEKRWKLNLDVLAAEMPKIIGFPPVDGTFDGPTLFLSGAESDYVKPDYRPTIKQHFPAAKFAKIPGAGHWLHAEKPREFEASISAFLDM, translated from the coding sequence ATGCTGAATACCATCATTCATGGCGAACAAACTGACAAACCGACTTTGCTGATCGCGCATGGCCTTTTCGGGTCCGCGCGGAATTGGGGGGTGCTGGCGAAACGGCTGTCGGCGGACCGTCAGGTCGTCGCCGTGGACATGCGCAATCATGGCGCAAGCCCTTGGTTTGAAACGCATTCTTATGCAGATATGGCGGCTGATTTGGTTGATGTTGTGGACGCGCCGGTGGACCTTTTGGGGCATTCGATGGGGGGGAAGGCCGCAATGGTGATGGCGTTGGCGTATCCGTCAAAGATCAACAAATTGATCGTCGCAGACATCGCGCCTGTCACCTACAACCACACGCAAATGGGGCCGTTACAGGCGATGCGGGACGTCGATATGACGACCGTAAACTCAAGGGCGGACGCGAAAGCGCAGTTGAACTATCTTGATCCGGGTGTGGATGATTTTCTACTGCAATCCTTTGATCTGAAAGAGAAACGTTGGAAATTGAACCTTGACGTTTTGGCGGCTGAGATGCCCAAGATCATCGGTTTCCCGCCTGTGGATGGGACGTTTGACGGGCCGACGCTGTTCCTATCCGGTGCCGAATCTGACTACGTCAAACCGGACTACCGCCCCACGATCAAACAGCATTTTCCAGCCGCCAAGTTCGCGAAAATTCCGGGGGCGGGGCATTGGCTGCACGCGGAAAAACCGCGTGAATTCGAAGCGTCAATTTCGGCGTTTTTGGACATGTGA
- a CDS encoding serine hydroxymethyltransferase, whose amino-acid sequence MNDTVRDTGFFTETIATRDPELHAAMQLELKRQRKEIELIASENIVSAAVMEAQGSVLTNKYAEGYPGRRYYGGCQHVDVAENLAIDRAKQLFGCDFVNVQPNSGSQANQGVFQALIKPGDTILGMSLDAGGHLTHGAKPNQSGKIYNAIQYGVRKQDSLLDYDEVQELATEHQPKLIIAGGSAIPRIIDFKRMREIADSVGAYLLVDMAHFAGLVAAGIYPSPFPYAHVATTTTHKTLRGPRGGMICTNDEALAKKFNSAIFPGIQGGPLMHVIAGKAVAFGEALRPEFKSYQEQVVKNAQALADQLMKGGLDIVSGGTDSHLMLVDLRPKGVKGNTTEVALGNAHITCNKNGIPFDPEKPMVTSGIRLGSPAGTTRGFTEIEFRQIADWIVEVVDGLAANGPDGNGEVEAKVRAEVEALCDQFPIYPEL is encoded by the coding sequence ATGAACGACACTGTCCGCGATACCGGCTTTTTCACCGAAACCATCGCCACACGCGACCCAGAATTGCACGCTGCCATGCAGTTGGAACTGAAGCGTCAACGCAAAGAAATCGAACTGATCGCGTCCGAGAACATCGTCTCCGCCGCCGTCATGGAAGCCCAAGGCAGTGTCCTGACCAACAAATACGCCGAAGGCTACCCTGGCCGTCGTTACTACGGTGGTTGCCAGCATGTTGACGTGGCCGAAAACCTTGCCATTGATCGCGCTAAGCAATTGTTTGGATGCGACTTTGTGAACGTCCAGCCGAACTCTGGCTCACAGGCAAACCAAGGTGTGTTTCAGGCCCTGATCAAGCCGGGCGATACCATTTTGGGCATGTCTTTGGACGCTGGTGGTCACCTGACCCACGGTGCAAAACCGAACCAATCCGGTAAAATTTACAACGCGATTCAATACGGCGTCCGCAAGCAGGACAGCCTGCTGGATTACGACGAAGTCCAAGAATTGGCGACTGAACACCAGCCAAAACTGATCATCGCGGGCGGCTCTGCGATCCCACGGATCATCGATTTCAAGCGCATGCGCGAGATTGCCGATTCTGTTGGGGCATATTTGTTGGTCGACATGGCGCACTTTGCAGGTCTCGTCGCGGCAGGCATCTACCCGTCGCCGTTCCCTTACGCGCACGTTGCCACCACAACAACGCACAAAACCCTGCGCGGTCCACGCGGCGGCATGATCTGCACCAACGACGAAGCGCTGGCGAAAAAGTTCAACTCTGCCATCTTCCCCGGCATTCAAGGCGGCCCGCTGATGCACGTCATCGCTGGTAAAGCTGTGGCTTTCGGCGAAGCACTGCGCCCTGAATTCAAGTCCTACCAAGAACAGGTTGTGAAGAACGCGCAAGCGTTGGCAGATCAGTTGATGAAGGGTGGCTTGGACATCGTATCCGGCGGTACAGACAGCCACCTGATGTTGGTCGACCTGCGCCCGAAAGGCGTGAAGGGCAACACAACAGAGGTTGCATTGGGCAACGCCCATATCACCTGCAACAAAAACGGCATCCCGTTTGACCCTGAAAAGCCGATGGTCACATCCGGTATTCGCCTTGGGTCCCCTGCAGGTACGACTCGCGGATTCACTGAAATCGAATTCCGTCAAATCGCAGATTGGATCGTCGAAGTTGTCGATGGCCTTGCCGCCAACGGCCCAGATGGCAACGGCGAAGTCGAAGCCAAGGTACGCGCCGAAGTTGAAGCGCTTTGCGATCAGTTCCCGATCTATCCGGAACTTTAA
- a CDS encoding DUF817 domain-containing protein has product MTDIAPLTTFRGFFQLLIHFTLKQASACIFGICLLIAMIGTRMIWQDDWGFARYDCLLLIAIALQIIFLKTGIESMEEARVILLFHITGTAMEIFKVYAGSWAYPDPSLIRIYDVPLFSGFMYAAVGSYMARVVRLFDMEMTPFPPAWMHFGLAALVYVNFFSHHFIIDIRYALFAATILIYGRTQIWFRVRRRWMWMPLPLAAFLSSFFLWIAENIGTATGTWLYTGQSAFEMVRFAKMGAWYLLLYVSFATVTLVVRVTPEPGQEKRPLG; this is encoded by the coding sequence ATGACTGATATTGCGCCGCTCACGACGTTTCGTGGCTTTTTCCAACTCCTGATCCACTTTACGCTGAAACAGGCCTCAGCCTGCATATTTGGAATCTGTCTGCTGATCGCAATGATCGGAACGCGTATGATCTGGCAGGATGATTGGGGCTTCGCGCGGTATGACTGCTTGCTACTCATTGCTATTGCGCTGCAAATCATCTTCCTGAAAACCGGTATTGAAAGCATGGAAGAGGCACGGGTCATCCTGCTGTTTCATATCACCGGTACGGCTATGGAGATTTTTAAAGTCTATGCAGGATCATGGGCTTACCCCGATCCCAGCCTCATCCGCATCTACGACGTTCCGCTGTTTTCGGGGTTCATGTATGCCGCCGTAGGCAGCTACATGGCGCGGGTCGTGCGGCTGTTCGATATGGAAATGACGCCCTTCCCGCCCGCATGGATGCACTTCGGTCTTGCCGCTCTGGTCTACGTCAATTTCTTCAGTCACCACTTCATCATCGACATCCGCTACGCGCTATTCGCCGCGACCATCCTGATCTACGGGCGGACGCAAATCTGGTTCCGGGTCAGACGCCGCTGGATGTGGATGCCTTTGCCGCTGGCCGCGTTCCTGTCCAGCTTCTTTCTATGGATCGCAGAGAACATCGGAACAGCGACTGGCACGTGGCTTTACACCGGACAATCGGCATTCGAAATGGTGCGGTTTGCGAAAATGGGGGCGTGGTATTTACTGCTTTACGTGTCTTTCGCAACGGTCACATTAGTGGTGCGGGTAACACCTGAACCGGGGCAGGAAAAGCGTCCATTAGGCTAG